The DNA region CCGCCCTGTACCTTGCTTATCCGGCAAACATCCTGAAATCGCTGGCCAGATACGGGGAACAACCGCGGGTGGCCCACCACGAAGTGAACGTGTCCGGGCGGCTGGAAAAAGAAATCGAACAGCTTGAGGGCATGCAAGACCTGATCCGTTCCCTGTGGCCGCGTCGGAAAAGGGCGGAAGGGACGGTTCGCGTGGCCGGACGGAATGGTATGCGCAAGCCGCCCGGGCGCGGACGCCCCCGGTGAATTTCCGAAAGGACACCGGTCCGGTCGGCGGGAATGAGCGGTGTTCAACCGTTCGCGGAAAAATGAATCTGCGGCGGATTTTCCGGGATGTTTCCCGGATTTTTTTCATTTTCCGGACGGATTCGGTGGAACGTTGATCATCCGATCCGATACATTATAATAAAGAAAGGGCGAATGTCATTTCGTCACATGATGACCGCCCGAGCGGTCTGGACAGATGAAGTCAAAACGTAGAGAATAAGAATATGTTGATGTGAAAAGAATTGGAGTCTCACAGGAAGGGGAACTCGACCTTGAGCGTAGTGAAGTCCGTCGTCAAGAAGGCGTACAGAGGGGCTCTTTTCCTCGGATTCCTGAGCATCCTTCTCCTGGTTACTGTATTGCTGCTCGCTTTCTTGGCCAACCCGGAAGCCATGTACGAAGCCGTGAAGAAGATTTTCGGAATCACGTGATCCGTTTCGTCACCGAAATGTGGCAGGGATCTTGTCGGTTTCACATCCCGGACTCATATCACCTCCTTCGGCGGCAACCAGGGATTGCCGCTTGTGTTTTTGGTCCGATTTGACGGTGATGTGCTTCCCGTTGTATGATAAGAGACAACATCAGCCAACTTGAATCTGATCAATGAATCATCGGCATTGACAGGGAGGAGTAGGCGTCCTTGTCCGACCAGAGAGGAGAGCCCGCCGGCTGAAAGGCTTTCCCGGAACAAGCCGCCGAACGTCGCCCTGGAGCCGGCAACCCGAACGTTCGCGGATGCGGACTGCGTAGGGTTGCCCGGAACCGGCCGTTATCCGGTTGAGTGCGCCCGGTCGGAGAAATCACTCCCATGGGCGAATAAAGGTGGTACCGCGGAAGAATCCTTTCGTCCTTTGATGGCGAAAGGTTTTTTTATTTATTCCCGAAACGGAGGAGAACGCGTATGGCAGAACAGATGAAAAGCAAGCTGCCGACGGCCTATGACCCGAAACAGACGGAGAAGAAGTGGTATGACCGCTGGCTGGAAAAAGACCTGTTCAGGGCCGGCACCGATCCGGCGAAAAAGCCGTACACCATTGTGATCCCGCCGCCGAACGTGACGGGAAATCTGCACATCGGACATGCGCTCAACAGCACGCTGCAAGACATCCTGATCCGGTTCAAGCGCATGCAGGGGTATGACGCTCTTTGGTTGCCGGGCATGGATCATGCGGGAATCGCCACGCAGGCGCGTGTGGAAGCCAGACTGCGCGAACAGGGCATCAGCCGACACGATCTGGGACGCGAGAAATTTTTGGAACAGACATGGAAGTGGAAGGATGAGTATTCCGCCAACATCGCTTCCCAGTGGGCACGGATGGGACTGTCGCTCGACTATTCCCGCGAACGCTTCACCTTGGACGAAGGGTTGTCCGATGCCGTGAAGGAAGTGTTTGTCCGCCTGTATGAGAAAGGACTGATCTACCGCGGGAAATACATCATCAACTGGGATCCCGAAGCCCGCACCGCTCTCTCCGACATCGAAGTGATTCACAAAGAAGTGAAAGGGGCTCTGTATCACATCCGCTATCCGCTGAAAGACGGATCCGGACACATCCAGGTGGCCACCACCCGTCCGGAAACGCTGCTCGGCGACACGGCGGTGGCGGTCCATCCGGACGATGAGCGGTACAGGGATTACGTCGGAAAAACGGTCGTGGTCCCGTTCGTCAACCGGGAGATTCCGATCGTTGCCGACGAGTACGTGGACAAAGAGTTCGGCAGCGGCGCGGTGAAAATCACCCCGGCCCATGACCCCAACGATTTTGAGCTCGGCAACCGGCACGATTTGCCGCAGGTGCTGGTCATGGACGAATCCGGCCGCATGAACGAAAACGCCGGAAAATATCAGGGACTCGACCGTTTCGAATGCCGCAAACAGATCGTGAAGGATCTGGAGGAACTGGGGCTCTTGGTCAAAGTGGAGGAGCACGTCCACTCCGTGGGGCACAGCGAACGGTCCGGCGCCGTGGTCGAACCGTATTTGTCCACCCAGTGGTTCGTGAAAATGAAGCCGCTCGCCGAGCGGGCCATCCAGGCTCAAAAAAGCGGACAGGGAGTCCGGTTTGTGCCCGAGCGCTTCGAGAAAATTTACCTGAACTGGTTGGAGAACATCCGTGACTGGTGCATTTCCCGTCAGCTGTGGTGGGGGCATCGCATCCCGGCCTGGTATGCGCCGGACGGTGAAGTGTTCGTCGCCCGCAACGAGGAAGAGGCATACGAGAAAGCCCGGGCAAAGTATGGGGAGGACGTCGTTCTCACGCAGGACGAAGACGTGCTGGACACCTGGTTCAGCTCGCAACTGTGGCCGTTTTCCACGCTGGGCTGGCCGGAAAAAACCCCCGATCTTCAGCGCTATTTCCCGACCGACTGTCTGGTGACGGGTTATGACATCATCTTCTTCTGGGTGGCCCGGATGGTCTTCATCTCGCAGGAGTTCACCGGCCAAATGCCGTTCCGTGACGTGCTTCTCACCGGCCTGGTGCGGGATGCCGAGGGACGGAAAATGTCCAAGTCGCTGGGCAACGGGGTCGACCCGATGGACGTGATCGACAAATACGGGGCGGACGCCATGCGCTTCATGCTTTCCACAGGCGTGACACCGGGCAATGATTTGAGATTCCGCTGGGAGAGGGTCGAGTCGGCACGAAACTTTGCCAACAAGATCTGGAATGCTTCCCGTTTTGCCTTGATGCACCTGGAAGGCGTGTCCGCGGAAGAACTGGAGCTGAGAGGTCCCTTCTCCACGGCCGACCGCTGGATTCTCCATCGCCTGAACGAGACGGTGAGGGACGTCACCCGGATGCTGGACCGTTATGAATTCGGGGAAGCCGGTCGCATTCTGTACAACTTCATCTGGGATGAATTCTGCGACTGGTACATCGAATTCTCCAAACTCCCGCTGTACGGCGATGACGCGGAAGCCAAACGGGTCACGCGTTCCGTGCTGGTGCACGTGCTGGACCAATCGCTTCGCCTGCTTCATCCGTTCATGCCGTTCATCACCGAGGAGATCCGCCATCACCTTCCGGTGAAGGGAGACAGCATCGTCATTGCCGAATGGCCGAGCGTGAATGAGGCCTTCACGGATGAAGAGGCGGCTGAGGAAATGCGGACCTTGATCGAAACCATCCGGGCGGTGCGCAATATCCGGGCCGAAATGGAAGTGGCTCCCAAACAGCAGGTGGAGCTCTTGATCCGCCCCGATGCGGGCCGCGAAGAGGCGTTCCGTCGGAGCGAAGGAGCCATCCGCCGGCTGTGCAACGTGGGAACGCTTGTCATCGATCCCGGACTGACCAGGCCCGGACAATCCATGACGGCCGTGGTTTCCGGAGGGGAATTGTTCCTCCCGTTGGCCGGATTGGTGGACATCGGACAGACCGTTTCCCGTCTGAAAGCCGAATTGAAAAAGCTGAACGCGGAAGTGGAACGCGTGGAGAAGAAATTGTCCAACCCCGGTTTTGTCGCCAAAGCACCCGCCCACGTGGTGGAAGCGGAGCGCAAAAAAGGAGAGGAGTACCGCGAAAAACGCGAAAAGGTGCTCGCCCGTCTGAAAGAATTGGAAGGTTGATCGTTCCGGGGAGTTCCCTCCGTCCGAGGGCTCCCCTTCCTTCGATTGACGGAATGATTGTTTCCGGGGAAAATGGTCAAGTAGTAATTATTTCGCCACAAAATGACAGGGAACCATGCGGAAGGGATCGAATCTCATGAACACTGTGCCTCTGACTTCGGCAAGCGATGTGTTTGCTTGGATGGACCGGGCTCTTGCCCGAAACATCAAACCCGGCCTTGAACGGATGGAGTGGGCCCTGGAACGGCTCGATCATCCGCAACGCCGGCTCAAGTACATCCACGTCGCCGGAACCAACGGCAAAGGATCCACGGCCGCGATGATTGACGCTGTCCTGCGGGAAGCCGGCTATCCGACCGGCATGTTCATCTCGCCGTATGTGACCTCCTGGAGAGAGCGCATCCGGTTTGACGGTGAGCCGATTCCGGAAGAGTCGTTTGTCCGTTGGGCGAATGAGTTGCGCCCGCTGGTCGGGGAAATGGCGGAATCGGGGCCGGGAGCACCCACTCCGTTTGAATTTTGGACATTGCTGGCGATTTTGTATTTTGCCCATGAGGCTTGCCCTTGGTTTGTCGTCTGGGAAACGGGACTCGGAGGGCGATTGGACTCCACCAACGTGGTTTGGCCGCTCGTTTCCGTCATCACCACGGTGGGGATGGAACATCGGGAATGGCTGGGTGACACCGTGTCGGAGATCGCCCGGGAAAAAGCGGGGATCATCAAGGCGGGAGTGCCCGTCATCTGCGGGGAAACCTCTGAGGAAGCCCTGTCTGTGATCGCGGAGACGGCCAAAAACAAACAATGTGACCTGTACGTTCGGGATCGGGATTTCGCGGTGGAGTCCGTTTCATCCGACCTGGACGGGCACCGGTTCCATTTCAGGAATGTGTACCGTCGCCTGGAAGACCTGCGCATTCCGCTGGCCGGGGCGCATCAGCTTTCCAATGCCGCGGTGGCTGCCATGACGCTGGAAATTCTCCGGCAACGATACGCCACGGTGATCGACCCCGAACATTTCCAAGAGGGATTGGCCAAGACGGATTGGCCGGGCAGGTTGGAGAAAGTGTCAAACCGACCGATGATACTCCTGGACGGCGCTCACAATCCGGACGGGATGAATGCACTGGCGGAGACGGTGAGGCAATATGGCGACGGAAAAAGGATTTTCGTTGTCGCGGTGATGAAGGACAAGGACGTTCGGGACATGCTCCGTCCGATTGCGGACCTGGCGGACCTGTTCGTGGCCACCCAGGTCGGCGGCGAATCGCGGAGTCTTCCGGCGGAAGAGTTGGCTGCCGAACTGCGCGGCTTGTCACCGGATACGGAAACGGTGGTCGAGCCCGTGGCGGAGAATGCCGTTCGTCTGGCGAGAGGGCGTGCAACGGAACAAGACCTGATCACGGTGGCCGGTTCCCTCTTTTTGGTTGCAGAGGTGCGGCCGATGCTTGTCCGGACGGAGGAAGCATGAGCATCAAAGACAAAGGCTGGTGATCCGTTTGCAAAACATCAAACGCGTGCACTTCATCGGCATCGGCGGTTACGGAATGAGTGCGATTGCCCGTGTGCTTTTGGATCTGGGCTGGGAAGTGACCGGATCCGACGTGGCGGAAAACGCGCTGGTGCAGAAACTGATCGAGCGGGGAGCCAATGTGTCGATCGGTCACCGCGCCGAAAATGTGGGAGACGTGGACATGGTGGTCTACTCTTCCAGCATTGCCCCGGACAACGTGGAACGTCTTGCGGCCGAGGAACGGGGAATCGAAGTTCTGCATCGTTCGCAGATGTTGGCACGTCTGCTCAATGACAAAAAGGGAGTCGCCGTGGCCGGTGCGCACGGCAAGACCACCACGTCGTCAATGATCGCGCAAACCTTGGAGTTGTGCGGTGCTGATCCCACCTATGTCATCGGAGGGGAAATTGTCAGCCTGAAAGGCAACGCCAAAGCGGGAAGCAGCGATTGGGTGGTGGCCGAAGCGGATGAAAGCGACGGCACGTTCCTTGAATATTTTCCGCATATTGCGGTGGTCACCAACATCGAGCCGGACCATTTGGAAAATTACGGAGGGGACTTTGAGAACCTGAAAAACGCTTATCGCTCTTTCCTGCGGCAGGTGCGGCCCGAGGGAATTGCCATCCTTGGATGGGACGACCCGTATGTCCGGGAGATGGCCGGAGAAGTTCGCGGCCGCGTCACCACGTACGCCTTGGACAGGCCGGCCGATTTCACCGCGCGGAACATCCGCCATCGCTTGAGGGAAACGACATTTGAGGTGTACCGCGGCGAAGAGATGCTCGGGGAAATCACCTTGCGCATTCCGGGTCGCCACAATGTGGCCAATGCTCTTGCCACCGTGATCGCCGCATTGGAAGCGGGGTTGGCGTTCGACGACATTGCCCGCGCCCTGTATGAATTCCAGGGAGCGAAACGACGCTTCCAAGTGATCGGGGAAGTGGACGGGGTCCTGGTCGTGGACGATTACGCCCACCACCCGACGGAAATCGCCGCCACCCTGAAAGGGGCTCGTGCCCTGAACCGCCGGATTGTTGCCGTATTCCAGCCGCAAAGATATTCCCGCACCCATCTGTTGTTCGATGAATTCAGCCGCTCGTTCGGTGAGGCGGATGAAGTCATCATCAACACGGTGTATGCACCGCCGGGCGAAAAACCCATTCCGGGCGTCAGCGCGGAACGACTGGCGGAGCGCATCAGGGAAAACAGCAATCCGAACGCCCGTTTCTTCGAGACCAAGGAAGAGATCGAGGAGTATCTGCTCGACACCGTCCGACCCGGAGATCTGGTCATGACGATGGGGGCCGGAGACATTTGGAGATTGGCACACGGTCTGGTGCCGAAGTTGGAAACACGTGTCCGGAAAGCATGAGCTCTCATCCTTTTTCATCCTGACCGGTGAGGCGGCTGGCATCCGCCGCCTCATTCCGGCGGAAAGGAAGGGCACGTCCGCGAAGGATCAAGACGGCTTGAGGAGAAAAGTGGGATCCCGCCCGTCGACGTACGGGGGATCCCTTTTTTTCGGCTGCTCCGTTGTGTCAATTCGGTGAACCGTTTCCGGAATCCGTCGCCGTTGTGGTATGGTAAGGGCAGACAAGGATTCGAGGAGGACAGGCAGATGAAGCGGTTGGTTATGGCTCCCGCGGTGCTGGCGGCGACGATGGCGCTGGTGTTGGCCGGATGCGATTCTTCCGGGAAACAGGCCGGACATGAGCATCACGGCACTTCCGAACAGGAAGCTCCGCAAACGACGAACAATGATGTCTCCTCGCTGAACTGGCGAGTTCCTGATTTCACCTTCACCGACCAGGGCGGGAAACCGTTCGGATTGAAAGATCTCAAGGGGAAATTCTGGCTGGCTGACTTCGTGTTCACCCGTTGTCCCGATGTATGTCCCCCGATGACCGCCAACATGGCCCGTGTCCAAGAGCATCTGAAAAAAGCGGGAGTAAGTGTGGAAATCGTCTCTTTCAGTGTCGATCCCGAGTATGACACGCCGGAGCGATTGACCGCTTTTGCCGAAGATCATCAGGCGGATCTTTCCACCTGGCATTTTCTGACCGGATACAAGGTGGAAGAGATTGAAAAGATCGCCATGGAAGCTTTCAAGGGACCCGTCCGGCAGCAGAAGAGCCCCTCACCCGAAGTGCCCATTCTGGTGACGCACCCCACCCAGTTTTACCTGATTGACGATACCGGCAAAGTGGTGCGGTTTTATGACGGTCTGAAGCCGGATCCGGACCGGATTTTGGAAGATGTCAAACAATTGACGGGAAAATGAGTGATCGGCGAACATCGGACTTCCGCGCCGCCTGAGGGCGATGCGGAAGTTTTTTTTGGCGATAAGATCCCCTTCGCCAAAACAGGAACCGTCATCGGTCGCGGGAACGGTTCGTGGTGACGCTTGGTTGTCGTGAATGATTGTGAAATGTTTTTTTCTTTCACCTTCAGATTCCATGGTTGCCATATAATGATCTTGTCGGAAATTTTGATGAAGGCTTCTTGACGGGGGAATGGAAGTACATGGGGAAGAAACGGACGGAGACGAAACAGTGGATCCTGCGCCTGAACGGGCGGGAGACGGAAATTCGGGCCGAGTGGCAAGAGAATGGCGGCACCCTGACGGTGGACGGGAAAGAAATGGAGAAGTGGGAATCCGTCTGGAACCATTTGAACGTGCGTCGAACCGTGCGGGTGGGAGATCATCGGGTGGTGCTTCATCTTTCGAAGGAGACGGAATACGAAGAGTTTGTGGCGGATCTCAGCGTGGACGCCATCTCGGTGACGACCGGGAGGAAAGTGGAGGAGTTGCGGCCCACACCCGTGTACGGCATCGACAAGGTCTGGAACATTCGGTTGAGTGACGGGGAGCATGAAGTTCGTCTGAAACACGCTCGGACGAAAGTGGAGTTGCAGTTTGACGGGCAACTCATGGAAAGATGCCATGTGTGGAGCGGCAGTACGGATCTGCCGATGCGGATCGGGGATCACCGGATCCACGCACGCATTCGTCAAGTGGAAGACGGGCAATATCTGTATCAATTGATCGTGGACGGGTTGGATCAAGACAGCTTGCAATCTGTCGACCCCGTTTCGACCACTCCTCCCGATCAGCTTCGGTTTCGGGCCTGGCATGTGACGCGGGGGGAGCGGATCCACCGGGTGGAGGTTCATTTCGGGGCACTCGGCCGGAGCTTCAAGGTATCGGTGGACGGCCGGCCGGAGACGGCAGTCGGAGGTTTGTTCAAGGAATCCGTGAATTGCATCCCGGTCAGGATCGGCGACTCGGAATGCTTCATCTGCGTGCGGGATACATTTGACGAGAAGAAGGAATGCGATTTGGTGGTGGACGGGAGATTTTTCACCACCGGGGATCCCGTCGGGCATCTGTTGCAGCGGAGAGCTGACGGGATTCGCAGTTGGACGGTGGAATTGGACGGGGCGAGCCGGGAGATCGGGATCGACGCCGGCCGGCTGGAAACCAAGATTCTTTTGGACGGAGAAGTCGTCCATCGGAGAACCTGGCGTGACGTCTTGGCCGGATATACCTGGAACGAAATTCATTACGAATGGTTCCCGCTTCCGCTCGGCACCGGAGAAAGCGGGGTTCTCCTGGATCATCGGATGGGGCGCAGCTGGCGGCTCTACGTGAACGGAACGGATGTGGAAACCGGAAAACGACTTGAATCTTTGAAAGCATTGACGTCCGGGGGAAACATCATCTGGCTGTTTCGCGATTCGGACGGGGCGTTGCAGCAGGTGGTTTTAAAGACCCGGTGGTTCAGACACAGCATCGTCGTGAACGGGAACGTTGTCGGAGAGCTGAATTCGTGGAAAGACCGGGAGAAAACGTTCCGCGTCGGAGCGTGGGAAGCGCGGTTGATCCTTGATGATTCCTTCGCCGACATAGAACTGAAAATCCTGGATCAATCCGTGCAAACGGGCAAACCGGTTGAAGTGTCGGAAGACAGTGCCAAACCGCCAACCGAAACGGGATGGAAGGATCGGATCACCGAAGCGCTGATTGGGGTGTTCCTGTCATTTGCATTGTGGTTGGGGTGGAAACTCATCGGATCTCCCGAGCGCGGGAGTGGCGTGTTTCTTCTCCCGATCGTCTATGTGCTCCCGCGATTGTTCGGGGTGACCACCCTCAGGGGAACCGTATTCTTTTTTGCCGGTTTGTTCGCGTTGTTTTTCGGCGGAAGCTATGTGTATTTTGAATGGATTGAGCCGCTGATGGCCGATTGACGGATGTTGAGCGAACGGAATCTTCCAAAATTGCCGGTCCCTTCTCCTGTGAGTGCCTTTGGACGGCAACGAAACGAAGCAGAAGAAGGATCCGGTTGCAGAGGCGGAAGAGGGATCATTTGCCCCTCTTTCGCTTCTTTTTTTGGGAAAATGGTATAATGAAAATGAAACTTAGTTTCGCTTTATGAAACCGAAGGGGGCGGCGGATGTTGATCAATTTTCACGATCGCGCGAATCGTTTGTCGTATGCCGGGCGAAATGTGGATCCGGCCTGGAGGGGCTTCATGGAGCAAGTGATCGATTGGCGCGGAAAACGGGTCGTGGATATCGGTTGCGGCGGAGGCATTTATACCAAAGAAATGTTGCGTCTCGGCGCCGAACATGTTGTCGGGATTGACTTTTCGGAGGCCATGCTGTCAGTGGCGAAAACGGAACACAAGGGGATTGAATTTCGCAAAGGGGATGCCTGTGACACCGGATTGGTGGCCGGCTCATTTGATCTGGTCTTTTCACGTGCTTTGATCCATCATCTCCGCGATTTGACGGCTTATTTCCGGGAAGTCTTTCGGATTCTCAAACCCGGCGGGATCGTCATGACGCAAAACCGCACAATCGCAGATTGTCAACTGCCGGGGAGTCCCCGGCATCTTCGTGGATATTTTTTCGAAAGGTTCCCCCGCTTGCTGCAAGTGGAGCAAAGCCGGAGACATAGCCATGAGGACGTGGTGCGGGCTTTGCTGGAAACCGGTTTTGCAGGGGTCGTTTGCAAGTCATTCTGGGAAACACGAAAAACCTATGCAACGTTTGATCAGTTTGCCGATGAAATGAGGAACCGGTCAGGCCGGTCGATTTTGCATGAATTGACGGACCGGGAGATCGAGGAACTCATCGGGGATCTCGCGCAAAAAACAGGTACCGCATCTCCCGTCACGGACAGGGATCGTTGGTCAGTCTGGATTGCCGTTCGTCCGGAATGACAAACAACCCCGGCTGCTCTCCGGGGTTGTCCCATTCGTTGTGACCGGGTTTTGCCCACACACCCGGTTTGTCCGGAAAAGGGCGGCGGACCGGGTGTGTGTGGTCACGGGAGCGTGTTCGGTCCGTTGCAGGATTTTCCATGTTCGGCCCGAACCTTTCCGGGAAACGGGGAGCA from Staphylospora marina includes:
- the murC gene encoding UDP-N-acetylmuramate--L-alanine ligase codes for the protein MQNIKRVHFIGIGGYGMSAIARVLLDLGWEVTGSDVAENALVQKLIERGANVSIGHRAENVGDVDMVVYSSSIAPDNVERLAAEERGIEVLHRSQMLARLLNDKKGVAVAGAHGKTTTSSMIAQTLELCGADPTYVIGGEIVSLKGNAKAGSSDWVVAEADESDGTFLEYFPHIAVVTNIEPDHLENYGGDFENLKNAYRSFLRQVRPEGIAILGWDDPYVREMAGEVRGRVTTYALDRPADFTARNIRHRLRETTFEVYRGEEMLGEITLRIPGRHNVANALATVIAALEAGLAFDDIARALYEFQGAKRRFQVIGEVDGVLVVDDYAHHPTEIAATLKGARALNRRIVAVFQPQRYSRTHLLFDEFSRSFGEADEVIINTVYAPPGEKPIPGVSAERLAERIRENSNPNARFFETKEEIEEYLLDTVRPGDLVMTMGAGDIWRLAHGLVPKLETRVRKA
- a CDS encoding class I SAM-dependent methyltransferase, with product MLINFHDRANRLSYAGRNVDPAWRGFMEQVIDWRGKRVVDIGCGGGIYTKEMLRLGAEHVVGIDFSEAMLSVAKTEHKGIEFRKGDACDTGLVAGSFDLVFSRALIHHLRDLTAYFREVFRILKPGGIVMTQNRTIADCQLPGSPRHLRGYFFERFPRLLQVEQSRRHSHEDVVRALLETGFAGVVCKSFWETRKTYATFDQFADEMRNRSGRSILHELTDREIEELIGDLAQKTGTASPVTDRDRWSVWIAVRPE
- a CDS encoding valine--tRNA ligase, producing the protein MAEQMKSKLPTAYDPKQTEKKWYDRWLEKDLFRAGTDPAKKPYTIVIPPPNVTGNLHIGHALNSTLQDILIRFKRMQGYDALWLPGMDHAGIATQARVEARLREQGISRHDLGREKFLEQTWKWKDEYSANIASQWARMGLSLDYSRERFTLDEGLSDAVKEVFVRLYEKGLIYRGKYIINWDPEARTALSDIEVIHKEVKGALYHIRYPLKDGSGHIQVATTRPETLLGDTAVAVHPDDERYRDYVGKTVVVPFVNREIPIVADEYVDKEFGSGAVKITPAHDPNDFELGNRHDLPQVLVMDESGRMNENAGKYQGLDRFECRKQIVKDLEELGLLVKVEEHVHSVGHSERSGAVVEPYLSTQWFVKMKPLAERAIQAQKSGQGVRFVPERFEKIYLNWLENIRDWCISRQLWWGHRIPAWYAPDGEVFVARNEEEAYEKARAKYGEDVVLTQDEDVLDTWFSSQLWPFSTLGWPEKTPDLQRYFPTDCLVTGYDIIFFWVARMVFISQEFTGQMPFRDVLLTGLVRDAEGRKMSKSLGNGVDPMDVIDKYGADAMRFMLSTGVTPGNDLRFRWERVESARNFANKIWNASRFALMHLEGVSAEELELRGPFSTADRWILHRLNETVRDVTRMLDRYEFGEAGRILYNFIWDEFCDWYIEFSKLPLYGDDAEAKRVTRSVLVHVLDQSLRLLHPFMPFITEEIRHHLPVKGDSIVIAEWPSVNEAFTDEEAAEEMRTLIETIRAVRNIRAEMEVAPKQQVELLIRPDAGREEAFRRSEGAIRRLCNVGTLVIDPGLTRPGQSMTAVVSGGELFLPLAGLVDIGQTVSRLKAELKKLNAEVERVEKKLSNPGFVAKAPAHVVEAERKKGEEYREKREKVLARLKELEG
- a CDS encoding SCO family protein codes for the protein MKRLVMAPAVLAATMALVLAGCDSSGKQAGHEHHGTSEQEAPQTTNNDVSSLNWRVPDFTFTDQGGKPFGLKDLKGKFWLADFVFTRCPDVCPPMTANMARVQEHLKKAGVSVEIVSFSVDPEYDTPERLTAFAEDHQADLSTWHFLTGYKVEEIEKIAMEAFKGPVRQQKSPSPEVPILVTHPTQFYLIDDTGKVVRFYDGLKPDPDRILEDVKQLTGK
- a CDS encoding bifunctional folylpolyglutamate synthase/dihydrofolate synthase, producing the protein MNTVPLTSASDVFAWMDRALARNIKPGLERMEWALERLDHPQRRLKYIHVAGTNGKGSTAAMIDAVLREAGYPTGMFISPYVTSWRERIRFDGEPIPEESFVRWANELRPLVGEMAESGPGAPTPFEFWTLLAILYFAHEACPWFVVWETGLGGRLDSTNVVWPLVSVITTVGMEHREWLGDTVSEIAREKAGIIKAGVPVICGETSEEALSVIAETAKNKQCDLYVRDRDFAVESVSSDLDGHRFHFRNVYRRLEDLRIPLAGAHQLSNAAVAAMTLEILRQRYATVIDPEHFQEGLAKTDWPGRLEKVSNRPMILLDGAHNPDGMNALAETVRQYGDGKRIFVVAVMKDKDVRDMLRPIADLADLFVATQVGGESRSLPAEELAAELRGLSPDTETVVEPVAENAVRLARGRATEQDLITVAGSLFLVAEVRPMLVRTEEA